The Actinomadura sp. WMMB 499 genome includes a window with the following:
- a CDS encoding DUF6077 domain-containing protein, whose amino-acid sequence MAARTGLGAAPRRAAACFAVAAVYLLWAGLSPASLGSFHLLRMWQGKAVLVSLLVPLLFAYLTRWAERRTRRDLVLLAATGVAAVGLTSTAAFVVSLVVLAAAAPLVVSGRVRTGLAAGAAMVYPVAAGLAVILLYESVSVHGTVHDAPASYRAVLLYAALGVLAGCALWLAPWTVRPGVPALICGGVAALLTLLILPGVLALAADVTGAGQVLWRTMWLVPAPALIGMLAAVRLPAGARPRAAGRAVRAAAAGAPATVLVVALVAGGTPVWAESNGSVVADRPSWKAHPGRVGTAREVVERAGPGTIVLMPGRYMRLVPLLTTETHAVNPNSHYLSMLPAPERAIEDRELLSAAVRSARGGKPGPARVEGALRRLDVRVACGYPWDERGLRLLRGGGYGGERRIGDLACVFPGRGGR is encoded by the coding sequence GTGGCGGCTCGTACGGGCCTGGGCGCCGCGCCGCGCCGCGCCGCCGCGTGCTTCGCGGTCGCCGCCGTCTACCTGCTGTGGGCGGGACTGAGCCCGGCCTCGCTCGGCTCGTTCCACCTGCTGCGGATGTGGCAGGGCAAGGCGGTGCTGGTGTCGCTGCTCGTCCCGCTGCTGTTCGCCTACCTGACGCGCTGGGCCGAGCGGCGGACGCGCCGCGACCTCGTGCTGCTGGCCGCCACCGGGGTCGCGGCGGTCGGCCTCACCTCGACGGCGGCGTTCGTGGTGTCGCTGGTCGTGCTGGCCGCGGCCGCGCCGCTCGTCGTCTCGGGGCGGGTCCGGACGGGCCTGGCGGCGGGCGCGGCGATGGTGTACCCGGTCGCGGCCGGGCTGGCGGTCATCCTGCTGTACGAGAGCGTCTCGGTGCACGGCACCGTCCACGACGCACCGGCCAGTTACCGGGCCGTCCTGTTGTACGCGGCCCTCGGTGTGCTCGCGGGGTGCGCGCTGTGGCTCGCGCCGTGGACGGTCCGGCCCGGTGTCCCGGCGCTGATCTGCGGAGGGGTCGCGGCGCTGCTGACGCTGCTGATCCTGCCGGGCGTGCTGGCGCTCGCGGCGGACGTCACCGGCGCCGGGCAGGTGCTGTGGCGGACGATGTGGCTGGTGCCGGCGCCCGCGCTGATCGGCATGCTCGCCGCCGTGCGGCTCCCGGCCGGAGCGCGGCCGCGGGCCGCGGGCCGCGCCGTCCGGGCGGCCGCGGCCGGGGCGCCCGCCACCGTCCTGGTCGTGGCGCTCGTCGCCGGCGGGACCCCGGTGTGGGCGGAGTCGAACGGTTCGGTGGTCGCGGACCGGCCGTCCTGGAAAGCGCATCCCGGACGGGTCGGGACGGCGCGCGAGGTCGTCGAGCGGGCCGGGCCGGGCACGATCGTCCTGATGCCGGGCCGGTACATGCGGCTCGTCCCGCTGCTGACCACCGAGACGCACGCGGTGAACCCCAACTCGCACTACCTGTCGATGCTCCCCGCGCCGGAGCGGGCGATCGAGGACCGCGAGCTGCTGTCGGCGGCCGTCCGGTCGGCGCGGGGCGGGAAGCCGGGACCGGCGCGGGTCGAGGGGGCGCTGCGGCGCCTGGACGTGCGCGTGGCGTGCGGGTACCCGTGGGACGAGCGCGGCCTGCGGCTGCTGCGCGGCGGCGGGTACGGCGGCGAGCGGCGGATCGGCGATCTCGCGTGCGTCTTCCCAGGTCGCGGCGGGAGGTAA
- a CDS encoding aldehyde dehydrogenase family protein codes for MSDEFSMTIGGRAVDAPGTFGVIDPATGEVAEQAPDASREQLDAAMDSARGAYASWRRDESARREALLEAANLMFAKSEEIGRVITLEQGKPLADATMEVAAAGVWLKYFAGLEMPVEVIQDDDNARVEVLRRPMGVVAAITPWNFPLLLATWKIAPALLAGNTMVLKPSPFTPLSSLKLGAALRDVLPPGVLNVVTGGDDLGAWMTSHDVPRKISFTGSVATGKRVAAAAAPDLKRVTLELGGNDPAILLDDADPGAVADKLFGAAFQNNGQVCSAIKRVYAPDALYDDVVDALAERAKAAKVGPGTQEGVQYGPVNNKPQFERVGELVSAALAGGARAAAGGAPIDGPGYFFQPTILADVADGARIVDEEQFGPALPVIRYSDLDEALDRANGTHFGLSGSVWSADADRAAEVAGRLECGTAWVNTHLALAPNQPFGGFKWSGVGVENGTWGLQAFTELQVVHRSKH; via the coding sequence GTGTCCGACGAGTTCTCGATGACCATCGGCGGCCGGGCGGTGGACGCGCCCGGCACCTTCGGCGTGATCGACCCCGCGACCGGGGAGGTGGCGGAGCAGGCGCCCGACGCGTCCCGGGAGCAGCTGGACGCGGCGATGGACTCCGCGCGCGGCGCGTACGCCTCGTGGCGCCGCGACGAGTCCGCCCGGCGCGAGGCGCTGCTGGAGGCGGCGAACCTGATGTTCGCCAAGTCCGAGGAGATCGGCCGCGTCATCACCCTCGAGCAGGGCAAGCCGCTCGCCGACGCCACCATGGAGGTCGCCGCGGCCGGCGTCTGGCTCAAGTACTTCGCCGGTCTGGAGATGCCCGTCGAGGTCATCCAGGACGACGACAACGCGCGCGTGGAGGTGCTGCGGCGGCCGATGGGCGTGGTCGCGGCGATCACCCCGTGGAACTTCCCGCTGCTGCTGGCGACCTGGAAGATCGCGCCGGCGCTGCTGGCGGGCAACACGATGGTGCTCAAGCCGTCCCCGTTCACGCCGCTGTCGAGCCTGAAACTCGGCGCGGCGCTGCGCGACGTCCTGCCGCCCGGCGTGCTCAACGTGGTGACCGGCGGCGACGACCTGGGCGCGTGGATGACCTCGCACGACGTCCCCCGCAAGATCAGCTTCACCGGCAGCGTCGCCACCGGCAAGCGGGTCGCCGCGGCGGCGGCCCCCGACCTCAAGCGGGTGACGCTGGAGCTGGGCGGCAACGACCCGGCGATCCTGCTGGACGACGCGGACCCGGGCGCGGTCGCCGACAAGCTGTTCGGCGCGGCCTTCCAGAACAACGGCCAGGTCTGCTCGGCGATCAAGCGGGTGTACGCGCCGGACGCGCTGTACGACGACGTCGTGGACGCCCTCGCCGAGCGCGCGAAGGCCGCCAAGGTCGGGCCCGGCACCCAGGAGGGCGTCCAGTACGGGCCGGTCAACAACAAGCCGCAGTTCGAGCGGGTCGGGGAGCTGGTCTCCGCCGCGCTGGCCGGGGGCGCCCGCGCCGCGGCGGGCGGCGCGCCGATCGACGGGCCGGGCTACTTCTTCCAGCCGACGATCCTCGCCGACGTCGCCGACGGCGCGCGGATCGTGGACGAGGAGCAGTTCGGCCCCGCGCTGCCGGTGATCCGCTACAGCGATCTCGACGAGGCCCTCGACCGCGCCAACGGCACGCACTTCGGCCTGTCCGGCTCGGTGTGGAGCGCCGACGCCGACCGCGCCGCCGAGGTCGCGGGGCGGCTGGAGTGCGGCACCGCGTGGGTCAACACCCACCTCGCGCTCGCGCCGAACCAGCCGTTCGGCGGGTTCAAGTGGAGCGGCGTCGGCGTCGAGAACGGGACGTGGGGGCTGCAGGCCTTCACCGAGCTCCAGGTCGTGCACCGCTCGAAGCACTGA
- a CDS encoding AraC family transcriptional regulator, translating to MSERPVAFSDRDGWWLARGRPHPALRPFLRSYDGYWEEPARPSRMRTLPTRTAVLIINLGPPMLLRTPDPDGDRVYRSFVAGMHAGPGMYEHPGGQVGVQLDITPLGAYTLFGVPMARLSNLAVELPDLLGPGAAALVDRLAGTPGWGDRFDLIDAYLLRRADAGPVPDPEVRRAWDLLLRSGGTTGVAELAADVGWSRKHLAHRFREQAGLPPKVMGRVLRFQRAVGLLARGGDLAATAFACGYYDQAHLNREFRTLAGCTPTEVLNGGAEPQLLTTGAEPP from the coding sequence ATGAGCGAGAGGCCGGTCGCGTTCTCCGACCGGGACGGCTGGTGGCTGGCACGGGGGCGGCCGCATCCCGCGCTGCGCCCGTTCCTGCGCTCCTACGACGGCTACTGGGAGGAGCCCGCCCGCCCGTCCCGGATGCGGACGCTGCCCACCCGCACCGCCGTCCTGATCATCAATCTGGGCCCGCCGATGCTGCTGCGGACCCCCGACCCCGACGGGGACCGCGTCTACCGCTCGTTCGTGGCGGGCATGCACGCCGGGCCCGGCATGTACGAGCATCCGGGCGGGCAGGTCGGCGTCCAACTCGACATCACCCCGCTCGGCGCGTACACGCTGTTCGGGGTGCCGATGGCGCGGCTGTCCAACCTCGCCGTGGAGCTGCCCGACCTGCTCGGACCGGGTGCCGCCGCCCTCGTCGACCGGCTCGCGGGCACGCCCGGCTGGGGCGACCGGTTCGACCTCATCGACGCCTACCTCCTGCGCCGCGCCGACGCCGGGCCCGTGCCCGACCCGGAGGTGCGCCGCGCCTGGGACCTGCTGCTGCGCAGCGGCGGCACCACCGGCGTCGCCGAGCTCGCCGCGGACGTCGGCTGGAGCCGCAAGCACCTCGCGCACCGGTTCCGCGAGCAGGCCGGCCTGCCGCCCAAGGTGATGGGCCGGGTCCTGCGGTTCCAGCGGGCCGTCGGCCTGCTCGCCCGCGGCGGTGACCTGGCCGCGACCGCGTTCGCCTGCGGCTACTACGACCAGGCGCACCTCAACCGCGAGTTCCGGACGCTGGCGGGCTGCACCCCCACCGAGGTGCTGAACGGCGGCGCCGAACCGCAGCTCCTCACCACCGGCGCCGAACCTCCCTGA